The window ATAGATCTCCAGCGTCCGGGCCGTGATGCGCAGATCGACCTTCGCGCCGATGTGCGCGAACGGCGCGGAGTAGAAGTTCCGCGCGAACGTGACGTGCCCGTTCCTGCCCACTCGTCGTCCGTAGTGCCATGTCGAGATCTCGTAGGGCACCGCCGGCAGCGGCGTCAGCAGCGGCCGCTCCTCCGCGTCGAACACGCTGGCGCGGGATCCGGGCCGCTTCTGGAACGGCTCCGCGTTATAGGCCTCCATCCGCTGCCCGATGGCGGCTGCAAGTTCGGGCAGGGACGTGAATCGCTGATCCCGCAGCCCGGCGATGACCCAGGTCGCGACGTGCGCGACGGTGTTCTCCACGCTCGCCTTGTCTTTCGGTTTCCGCACCCTCCCCGGGAGCACCGCCGCCGAGTAATGCGCTGCCATCTCGCGATACGCATCGTTCAGGACGATCTCGCCCTCGCGGGGGTGCTTCACCACACCGGTCTTGAGGTTGTCCGGAACGATCCTCGGGACCGTCCCGCCCAGCGCCTCGAACATCGCTACGTGCGCTCGCAGCCAGGACTCCTGGCGCATATCCAGCGCCGGGAAGCAGAACGCGTAACGAGAAAAAGGCAGGCAGGCAACGAACAAGAACACCTTCGAGACCTCGCCGGTGACCGGATCGGCCAGCTCCATCGTGGGGCCGGACCAGTCGACCTCCACGCTCTGGCCGGCCTTGTGACCGACTCTCGAAGCGGCACCGGTGACCATGACGTGGTGCTGGTAGGTGCGGCAAAACCGGTCATACCCCATCGCCGGATCCCCAGCCGCCGTGGTCGCGTCGAAGTACTCGCCGTGCAACAGCTTCAGCGTCACGCCGACCCTGGCCATCTCTCGATGGACCTGTTCCCAGTCCGGCTGTGCGAACACGCTCTCGTGCTCGCCCCGGCCCGGGAACAACCGGGCATACACCTGCTCATCGGCGACGTCCGCGATATCGCCCCACCCGATCCCTGCAGCGTCAGCGGCCTCGAACACCGCCCTCACGGACTTGCGGGACATGCCCTGCGAGGACGAAATCGCTCGCCCCGACAGACCTTCTGCGCGCAGCTGGAGCACCAGCTTCGCCCTGATCTTCCGTACCATTCCAGATTGCTCCTTCCGCCGCGTGCCCTATACACACGGCGGAAGGAGCGTAGACAGAGCGGCCCCAACGACACCACTGGTGGTCCCGAACGACGCCACCGCTACGGCAGCGACGTGGCACCCGAACCCTCGATCAGCGGACCCCAGCGAGGCGAATATTCACAGATCGTTATGGTGCATAACCTCGCGAGCCGAGCCAGCCGGGTCAACGTGAAGACCAGGCTGGCTCGGTTCACCTCGCGATGGCGCTGCGACCTGCTCGTCGTCGGTGTGGTGCTTCTGATGAGCATCACCTCGGTGCTCACAGGCCTTGTCTCAACTGTTGAAACGGACTCGACTTTTCCCCGAGGTGCTCAGCTGACGCTCATCATCCGGGGCGCACCACCGGGAGTCACACCGGAAACGCTCACTGAGGAGTTCCGTGAGCTGCGGCCCCAGTTCGTTGAGAGCTCCCTGCACGGAGAGATCATTCACGCGCCGTTGGAGACGGAATCCGGATCAGAGCTCACCTGGCAGCTTCCCCTGGGCCGCAGCACAACGCTTTCCGCGGGCACGTACCCCGATTCCGCCACTGGCGTGATGACCCTGCAGGGAGACATCGCAGAGATGGCGCAAGTGGTGCGCAGCCTCAACGAGCAAGGGTATGAGACCATCGCGACCATCCGTACCACTGCGACTGACCTTCCGCCGTGGATGGCGCCACCTCTTGGGCCGATCACCTTTCTCGCCTTCCTCTGTGCCGTCGGTTCGACAACTCTGCTGCACCTGAACCGGCGAGTTGCAGCAGCCGCGATCGATCAGACCTTGGGGCGCCGCCGCCTTGCGGCTCGAGGGCGCGATGGACTCGCCCTGGTCTGCTGGGCTTTGGCAACGACGATGGTGGTCGGAGCGGTTGCCATAGCAGCAGTGGGATTCTTCTCCCCTTCAGCGCTTCGCGCCACAGGTTTCGTTCCTCTGCTGATTGCCACGCTGCTTCTGCAGTGGGGCGGAATCGTGAGCGCCATGGCGGCGGCAGTCGTTGTCAGCGAGGTCACGGCTGCGCCGCTGCTGGAACGGTTGCACTCCGTGGCTTCACAGCAGACGATCATCGCCGCTTCCGCAGCGGCGCTGGCACTGTTCACTGGAACTGCCCTGGTGATTACTCCGGTGATGGTGAACGTCGTTGACCAGTTGCGCTCCTCGGCGCGGGTCGGCGAGCAGTGGGAGAACGTCCCGGACGTCACCTCGGTGAGCCTGTTCGCTCTGGCCGAGCCAGAACTGCAGGCATCCGCTCCCAGTGTCCGTCAGCTTGTCCTCGAGAGCTCACTGGCCGGAACCGCTGTGCTCAACGATCCTGACGATGAGTGCGAGATGGCTGCCGCAGGCCTCGGCGGCGACTGTGTTCTGCACCTCAATGACACTTTCTTCTCGCTGTCCGGCCAGAAACCGGAGCAGTTCGGACTGCCTGAAGTTGCTCAATCAGAGCTGATCGTTGCCATTCCGCGATCCCGGGCGATGGACAGCGATCAGATCACGCACACCGCACAGGAATGGGCTGGCTTCGAGTCTCGCGCCGACTGTGAAGTCACTGGTGATGGGTGCACGGATATCCCCGCACCTCCGACTGTTCGGGTCGTGACCTATGAGGATGGGTTCACTCTGGAGTCATTCACGGCGAACTCAAGTTTGCATGGTGGTCCTGCCGAGTATTCGAATCCGGTTCTGTACTACTACTCATTGAGTTCGCCCTGGTTGTCGACCGTGAATACCATCGGTGCCATTTCTGGTGGAGGGATATCCTTCATGCAGAGTGCCGAGGTCGTGCGTGAGCAATGGGGCAGTGCAGGGCTGCGCGACCTCGTGGCAGACGTAACTTCCTCACGGGAATCGGCATTGGTGGCCGCCCAAAGGCTGCGGAACGAAGCGCTGGTGAACGGCACACGAGTTCTGATCGCTCTCGCCGTGTCGGTCGTCTCCGTCGTGCTGCTGGCAGCGGCTGAGTGCCGCCGCCAGCACGATCGCCTGCTGGCAGCATTCGTGCTGGGCCGCAGGTGGTTGTCCCGGCACTGGCGATTCCTCAGCCTGGCTGGAGCATCCCTGGCGACCGGGCTGGGAATGGCGGTGACACTGCGTGGGACTGATCGAGGCAGCGACTGGGTGCTGTGGGCGATCTGTCTAGGAGTGCTGATGACCCTCGCTGCTTTCACGGTGTCCTGGTTCGATCGCAGGATCTGCGGCGATTCGGTCAAGGAGAGATGAGATGGCTGATAAGACGATGGCTCTCACAGCTGAGAACCTGTCCAAGAGCTTCGGCAGCCGCGGCCTCTGGGAGGGATTCAGCCACCGCTTCGACGCCGGCAGTCTCACCACCCTTTCCGGTCCGAGCGGATGCGGCAAGACCACCCTGCTGAACTGCCTCAGTCTGCTGGAACGGGTGGATCAAGGTCGGCTCCTGCTGGGCGAGGAGGTGATCTCCCCGTCCATGCGTCGGCGGCTGTACCGCACGACCTTCGGGTTCCTGTTCCAGAACAGGGGACTGGTGGAGCAGGACACCGTGGAGCGGAACCTCAGGCTGTCGCCGCAGCTCAGCGGAATCCCCCGCAAGGAGGCCGCCCGTCGAATCGACGAGGCCCTGGAGCAGGTTGGTGTGCTCACGCAGAAGAACGACCCCGTCTTCCAGCTCAGTGGCGGTGAGTACCAGCGTGTGGCTTTCGCTCGGCTCATCGTCCACGGGGCGCGGGTCGTATTTGCCGATGAGCCCACGGCCTCGCTCGATGACGGCAACGCCCGGAGGGTCATCGAACTGCTGCGCGAGCATGCGGACGGCGGCGGCATCGTCATCTGCGCGACTCACGACGCGGCAGTGCTCGCGGCCGCTGACGGGACAGTCGACGTCTCGTCGTTCGCGACCCAGGGCACTGCTCGCTGAGACCCCTCGCAGACCCCGGGATGTGAGGGGTCTCACGTGAGGTACGTCGCAGGTCGGGGGCCATTTTCCGGGACCTTCCGCCTGAGGGTCGTCAGGACCTGGCCTTATGGTGGTGTCAACCCAGGAGGGTCGTGCCGACCGGCCTTCCGGCACCTTCGAGGAGGATCAGATGACGTCCGCCACCACCGAACGCCCCACCGACGCGCTCGCAGGAGGTGACGCGTGGGAGGGCTTCGCCCCGGGTCCCTGGCAGGAGTCTATCGATCTGCGCGACTTCATCCTGCGCAACTACACCCCGTACGACGGTGACGCCTCGTTCCTGGCCGGTCCCACCGAGAAGACCCTGAAGGTCTGGGACCACCTGGAGAAGAACTACCTGGCCGAGGAGCGGCGCCGTCGCGTCTACGACGTCGACACCAAGACCCCCGCCGACATCGATGCCTTCCCGGCCGGCTACATCTGCCCGGAGGACGACGTGATCGTCGGCCTGCAGACCGACGTCCCGCTCAAGCGCGCCATGATGCCCAACGGCGGCTGGCGCATGGTCGAGACCGCGATCAAGGAGGCCGGCAAGGAGCCCGACCCCGAGATCAAGAAGGTCTTCACCAAGTACCGCAAGACCCACAACGAGGGCGTCTTCGACATCTACACCCCGCGCATCCGCGCGGCCCGCTCTAGCCACATCATCACCGGCCTGCCGGACGCCTACGGCCGTGGCCGCATCATCGGCGACTACCGTCGTCTCGCCCTGTACGGGGCGGACTTCCTGATCGCCGAGAAGATGGCCGCCAAGGACGCCGTGGCGGACCAGCCCTTCAGCGAGCACTGGGCCCGGTACCGCGAGGAGCACTCCGAGCAGATCAAGGCCCTCAAGAAGCTCGTCACCCTGGGCGAGATCTACGGCCTGGACCTCAAGCGCCCCGCCGCCACCGCCCAGGAAGCGGTGCAGTGGACCTACATGGCCTACCTCGCCTCCGTGAAGAGTCAGGACGGCGCTGCGATGTCCATCGGCCGCCTCTCCGCGTTC is drawn from Brachybacterium muris and contains these coding sequences:
- a CDS encoding ATP-binding cassette domain-containing protein, producing the protein MADKTMALTAENLSKSFGSRGLWEGFSHRFDAGSLTTLSGPSGCGKTTLLNCLSLLERVDQGRLLLGEEVISPSMRRRLYRTTFGFLFQNRGLVEQDTVERNLRLSPQLSGIPRKEAARRIDEALEQVGVLTQKNDPVFQLSGGEYQRVAFARLIVHGARVVFADEPTASLDDGNARRVIELLREHADGGGIVICATHDAAVLAAADGTVDVSSFATQGTAR
- the istA gene encoding IS21 family transposase — protein: MVRKIRAKLVLQLRAEGLSGRAISSSQGMSRKSVRAVFEAADAAGIGWGDIADVADEQVYARLFPGRGEHESVFAQPDWEQVHREMARVGVTLKLLHGEYFDATTAAGDPAMGYDRFCRTYQHHVMVTGAASRVGHKAGQSVEVDWSGPTMELADPVTGEVSKVFLFVACLPFSRYAFCFPALDMRQESWLRAHVAMFEALGGTVPRIVPDNLKTGVVKHPREGEIVLNDAYREMAAHYSAAVLPGRVRKPKDKASVENTVAHVATWVIAGLRDQRFTSLPELAAAIGQRMEAYNAEPFQKRPGSRASVFDAEERPLLTPLPAVPYEISTWHYGRRVGRNGHVTFARNFYSAPFAHIGAKVDLRITARTLEIYQGSQRLTSHLLLPETASNEYRTNDADLPAGERFQAWDAQRVRAWADRVGPATVIVIQRIFESVPIVEQGLDPALAVLRLSRRFSVDRVEAACALALTGRVRSPRYAHLHPILATGQDKVAALRPPREEPAEDGGYVRGADYYAGGVR